From Pandoraea vervacti, the proteins below share one genomic window:
- a CDS encoding amino acid ABC transporter permease — protein MGGFQWNIISEYMPLFVEGTLMTLKCTVICVIAGTLLGLVLGVGRLAEARHGFYKYFLRYAVQYPVRFYVSFFRGTPLFVQILLIHFALMPVLINPSGGLIVSGDFAREIRSQYGAFMSAVLAISLNAGAYVSEIFRAGIQSIDRGQAEAARSLGMTYMQTLRKVVLPQAFRRMLPPLGNNAIAIVKDSSLASAIGLAELAYAARTVSGAYARYWEPYLTISLIYWVITLVLSAFVQHLETRYGKGDRRQ, from the coding sequence ATGGGTGGGTTCCAGTGGAACATCATCAGCGAATACATGCCTCTGTTCGTCGAGGGCACGCTGATGACGCTCAAGTGCACGGTGATCTGTGTGATCGCCGGCACGTTGCTTGGGCTTGTGCTGGGCGTCGGTCGACTGGCCGAAGCGCGTCACGGCTTCTATAAGTATTTCCTGCGCTACGCGGTGCAATATCCGGTGCGCTTCTACGTCAGCTTTTTCCGTGGCACGCCGCTGTTCGTGCAGATCCTGCTGATCCACTTCGCGCTGATGCCGGTGCTGATCAACCCGTCGGGTGGTCTGATCGTCAGCGGCGACTTTGCCCGCGAAATCCGCTCGCAGTACGGCGCGTTCATGTCGGCGGTGCTGGCCATCTCACTGAACGCGGGCGCGTACGTGTCGGAAATCTTCCGCGCGGGTATCCAGTCGATCGACCGTGGACAGGCGGAAGCCGCGCGCTCGCTCGGCATGACCTACATGCAGACGCTGCGCAAGGTGGTGCTGCCGCAGGCGTTTCGTCGCATGCTGCCGCCGCTGGGCAACAACGCCATCGCCATCGTGAAGGACTCGTCGCTCGCGTCGGCCATCGGTCTGGCGGAGCTCGCATACGCCGCGCGCACGGTATCGGGCGCCTATGCGCGTTACTGGGAGCCGTATCTGACGATTTCGCTCATCTACTGGGTGATCACGCTGGTGCTGTCGGCATTTGTTCAACATCTGGAAACGAGGTACGGCAAAGGTGATCGTCGTCAATAA
- the ilvB gene encoding biosynthetic-type acetolactate synthase large subunit, protein MKLDLTLPAAETATGAVAQPVAPLSAKGADLIARTLVDIGIDTVFCYPGGANLEMLDALSRVSITLVRTEHEQGSVFGAQGYARATGKLGVCLATSGPGATNLVTGIADAASDSVPILAITGNVATHWLGKNAFQEVDIVAITRPVTKLARQVREARDIPAALREAAACALAGRPGPVLLDFPKDIQQARPDQPTDKRVTSAVPAGMSDETAQRIAALLSQSERPVIYAGGGVIASGTGAQLVALSEALDCPVALTMMGLGAMPDAHALLLGPLGMHGAHVANVAVNEADLVLALGVRFDDRVIGDPASFARHAKIVHIDVDAAEIGKNKPVTLGVHADLRDAFAGLLAHAKRRDVPAWHAYLRERREAHPLRAPQPAGPDAAGVLTGVDVIASLAALLPPEAVVTTGVGQHQMWAMQHLRLREPRTFLSSAGFGTMGFGLPAAIGAKVALPDVPVIDIDGDGSLNMSVNELSTCRRYGLGVKVLVINNQWLGMVRQWQDMIYSRNRVASSLVDPNAAQGADEGHPYPDFVTIAAGYGVAGARVTRAEQLPAALARMLQDPSEPYLLDVLVAREDDVYPMIPAGKTYRDVVFGPGEAAGPIAAGAF, encoded by the coding sequence ATGAAACTCGATTTGACTTTGCCCGCTGCCGAAACCGCGACCGGTGCCGTCGCCCAGCCTGTTGCTCCGTTGTCTGCCAAAGGCGCAGATCTCATTGCACGCACGCTGGTCGATATTGGCATCGATACGGTGTTCTGCTATCCGGGCGGGGCCAATCTCGAAATGCTCGACGCACTCTCGCGGGTGTCCATCACGCTGGTACGGACCGAGCACGAGCAAGGTTCGGTCTTCGGCGCGCAGGGTTATGCCCGTGCGACCGGCAAGCTGGGCGTATGTCTTGCCACGTCGGGGCCGGGCGCCACCAATCTGGTCACGGGGATTGCCGATGCGGCCAGCGACTCCGTGCCGATTCTTGCCATCACCGGGAACGTGGCGACCCATTGGCTGGGAAAGAATGCGTTCCAGGAAGTGGACATCGTCGCCATTACCCGGCCGGTTACGAAGCTGGCCCGTCAGGTGCGTGAGGCGCGCGACATCCCGGCGGCGCTGCGTGAAGCCGCGGCCTGTGCGTTGGCGGGACGTCCCGGCCCGGTGTTGCTCGACTTCCCGAAGGACATCCAGCAGGCGCGTCCCGACCAGCCTACCGACAAGCGCGTCACGTCCGCCGTGCCTGCTGGCATGAGCGACGAAACGGCGCAACGCATCGCGGCATTGCTTTCGCAAAGCGAACGGCCGGTGATCTACGCCGGCGGTGGTGTGATCGCCTCGGGCACCGGGGCGCAACTCGTGGCGCTGTCCGAGGCACTCGATTGTCCGGTCGCGCTCACCATGATGGGGCTGGGGGCGATGCCCGATGCCCACGCGCTGTTGCTCGGCCCGCTCGGCATGCATGGCGCTCATGTGGCCAATGTCGCTGTCAACGAGGCGGATCTTGTGCTGGCGCTCGGGGTGCGGTTCGACGATCGGGTGATCGGCGATCCGGCATCGTTTGCCCGTCACGCCAAAATCGTCCACATCGACGTCGATGCCGCCGAAATCGGCAAAAACAAACCGGTCACGCTTGGTGTGCACGCGGACCTGCGCGATGCGTTTGCTGGCCTGCTGGCGCACGCGAAGCGCCGCGACGTGCCAGCGTGGCATGCCTATTTGCGCGAGCGCCGCGAAGCGCATCCGCTGCGCGCGCCGCAACCCGCCGGCCCTGACGCTGCGGGTGTGCTGACCGGGGTGGATGTCATTGCCTCGCTCGCGGCGTTGTTGCCGCCTGAAGCGGTCGTCACGACCGGCGTGGGACAGCATCAGATGTGGGCCATGCAGCATTTGCGTCTTCGCGAACCGCGCACGTTTCTCTCGAGTGCCGGGTTCGGAACGATGGGGTTCGGTTTGCCGGCGGCTATCGGCGCGAAAGTGGCGCTTCCCGACGTGCCGGTCATCGATATCGACGGTGACGGCAGCCTGAACATGTCCGTCAACGAGTTGTCGACGTGCCGACGCTATGGGCTGGGCGTGAAGGTGCTGGTCATCAACAACCAGTGGCTGGGCATGGTGCGGCAGTGGCAGGACATGATCTATTCGCGTAACCGTGTGGCGTCCTCGCTGGTCGATCCCAACGCTGCGCAGGGGGCGGACGAGGGCCATCCGTACCCTGACTTCGTGACGATCGCGGCAGGATACGGCGTGGCGGGCGCGCGCGTGACCCGCGCGGAACAACTGCCGGCCGCGCTGGCCCGTATGCTTCAGGACCCGAGCGAGCCGTATTTGCTCGATGTGCTCGTCGCTCGCGAAGACGATGTCTACCCGATGATTCCGGCAGGCAAGACGTATCGCGACGTCGTTTTCGGTCCCGGTGAGGCTGCCGGCCCGATTGCGGCGGGCGCATTCTGA
- a CDS encoding peroxiredoxin, with protein sequence MKRWFGMTVAAAIVGVTAWCMIPAHAALQNGASAPDFKAQASLGGKVFTFSLADALKQGPVVLYFYPAAFTAGCTIEAHDFAEATDAFKAMGATVIGVSHDNIDTLNKFSVSECRSKFAVAADTDQKIMKSYDAVLALKPDIANRISYVIAPDGKVIYSYVSMDPDKHVQNTMAAVRKWHETHH encoded by the coding sequence ATGAAACGTTGGTTCGGAATGACTGTCGCAGCCGCCATCGTCGGCGTCACGGCCTGGTGCATGATCCCCGCCCACGCGGCGTTGCAAAACGGCGCATCGGCGCCCGACTTCAAGGCCCAGGCGTCGCTCGGCGGCAAAGTCTTCACTTTTTCGCTGGCCGACGCGCTCAAGCAGGGCCCCGTCGTGCTGTACTTCTATCCGGCCGCGTTCACCGCGGGTTGCACGATCGAGGCACACGATTTTGCCGAAGCAACCGACGCGTTCAAGGCCATGGGCGCCACCGTCATCGGGGTTTCGCACGACAACATCGACACACTCAACAAATTCTCCGTGTCCGAGTGCCGCAGCAAATTTGCGGTAGCTGCCGACACCGACCAGAAGATCATGAAGTCGTATGACGCGGTGCTCGCACTAAAGCCGGACATCGCCAATCGCATTTCGTACGTGATCGCCCCCGACGGCAAAGTGATCTACAGCTATGTCAGCATGGATCCGGACAAGCATGTGCAGAACACGATGGCAGCGGTTCGAAAGTGGCACGAGACGCATCACTGA
- a CDS encoding methyl-accepting chemotaxis protein, whose amino-acid sequence MYKNITIRASLTLVLGLLGALLVLVSLLGLQALGSSNESLSKMATEDTPALAELKGTGEQILRTRLSMATYASYVSLGADPDESEKVLKRGTQYIAASDALWNDYLKRPKEDAHEAEVAKAADEKRRAFFDKVITPALNALKQGDVAGFHQIQARIAPAAYNSLDTLMRELQDLQVARQKARYEAAQERYTFMRIAMGATLVIALLLALWGRAMLARAVLRPIREVIAYFERMAAGDLSQRIEQRTRNEMGQLFGALGRMRDGLASTVGTVRESTEAIHGSAREIADGNADLSRRTESQASSLEETAASMEELTAVVKQNAENARAASQLAVTASETAARGGDVVQEVVTTMRDIAEASQKVSDILTVIDGIAFQTNILALNAAVEAARAGEQGRGFAVVAGEVRTLAQRSASAAKEIKGLIEASGTRVEAGTRLVERAGATMSEVVQSVKRVTDIMGEISAASVEQSSGIEQVNMAVTQMDEMTQQNAALVEEASAAATALETQAARLRESVALFRLSTHEAAHASAIGAGDTPATAAPGALALAA is encoded by the coding sequence ATGTATAAGAACATTACGATTCGGGCCAGTCTGACGCTGGTCTTAGGTTTGCTTGGTGCACTACTCGTCCTCGTCAGCCTGCTGGGTCTCCAGGCGCTTGGCTCCAGCAATGAATCGCTGAGCAAGATGGCGACGGAGGACACCCCCGCCCTGGCCGAACTGAAGGGAACCGGCGAGCAAATTCTTCGCACGCGCCTGTCCATGGCGACGTATGCGTCGTACGTCAGCCTCGGCGCCGATCCCGACGAATCCGAAAAAGTTCTGAAACGAGGCACGCAATACATCGCCGCGTCGGATGCCCTCTGGAACGATTATCTGAAACGTCCCAAAGAAGATGCGCACGAAGCGGAGGTGGCCAAAGCCGCCGACGAAAAGCGCCGCGCCTTTTTCGACAAGGTGATCACGCCCGCGCTCAACGCGCTCAAGCAGGGCGACGTCGCCGGCTTCCACCAGATTCAGGCACGCATCGCACCGGCCGCCTACAACAGTTTGGATACGCTCATGCGCGAGCTTCAGGATCTTCAGGTCGCGCGTCAAAAGGCGCGCTACGAAGCCGCACAGGAGCGCTATACGTTCATGCGCATTGCGATGGGCGCCACGCTCGTGATCGCGCTGCTGCTCGCCCTCTGGGGCCGCGCCATGCTCGCGCGCGCCGTGCTGCGTCCGATCCGGGAGGTCATTGCCTATTTCGAGCGGATGGCCGCCGGTGATCTGAGCCAGCGGATCGAGCAGCGCACGCGAAATGAGATGGGTCAGCTTTTCGGGGCGCTCGGTCGCATGCGTGACGGTCTGGCGAGCACGGTGGGCACCGTGCGCGAGAGCACCGAAGCGATCCACGGCAGCGCCCGCGAGATTGCCGACGGCAACGCCGACCTGTCGCGCCGCACCGAATCGCAGGCATCGTCGCTGGAAGAAACGGCCGCGAGCATGGAGGAACTGACCGCCGTCGTCAAACAGAACGCCGAGAACGCCCGCGCCGCGAGCCAACTGGCCGTGACCGCCTCGGAGACTGCCGCGCGCGGGGGCGATGTCGTTCAGGAAGTCGTAACGACGATGCGCGATATCGCCGAGGCCTCACAAAAGGTCAGCGACATTCTGACCGTCATCGACGGTATTGCCTTTCAGACGAACATCCTGGCGTTGAATGCCGCGGTGGAAGCGGCGCGCGCCGGTGAACAGGGTCGCGGCTTCGCCGTGGTGGCGGGCGAAGTCCGCACGCTGGCGCAGCGCAGCGCGTCGGCCGCCAAGGAAATCAAGGGATTGATCGAAGCGTCGGGAACCCGAGTCGAAGCCGGCACCCGTCTGGTCGAGCGTGCGGGCGCGACGATGTCGGAAGTCGTGCAGTCCGTCAAACGCGTGACCGACATCATGGGTGAGATCTCGGCCGCAAGCGTAGAACAGTCCAGCGGCATCGAGCAGGTCAATATGGCCGTCACGCAGATGGATGAAATGACCCAGCAGAACGCCGCGCTCGTCGAAGAAGCGTCAGCCGCCGCTACCGCGCTCGAAACACAGGCAGCGCGTCTGCGCGAGTCGGTGGCGCTGTTCCGTCTCTCGACGCACGAAGCGGCCCATGCATCGGCTATCGGCGCAGGCGACACCCCGGCCACCGCTGCCCCCGGCGCGCTGGCGCTGGCCGCCTGA
- a CDS encoding aspartate aminotransferase family protein: protein MSQQIAVTRQTFDDVMVPNYAPAQMVPVRGEGSRMWDQEGREYVDFTGGIAVNALGHANPELVKVIEDQARKVWHIGNGYTNEPVLRLAKALTEATFADKAFFCNSGLEANEAALKLARRYAYDHAAERGGKEKSEIISFYNSFHGRSLFTVSVGGQAKYTEGFGPIPAGIMHLPYNDLETVKATISDATAAVIVEPVQGEGGVLPADPEFLKGLRELCDQHGALLIFDEVQTGVGRTGTLYAYEQYGVTPDILTTAKALGNGYPIGGILTTSKIAASFSPGTHGCTYGGNPLATAIAGRVLELINTPETLKGVQARHDHFIKGIEAINARHGVFEQVRGMGLLIGAVLKPAFAGRAKDIVVEAEKHGLMLLVAGGDVVRFAPSLNIPFADIDAGLASLEKAVATVAATAKAA from the coding sequence ATGAGCCAGCAAATCGCTGTGACCCGCCAGACGTTCGACGACGTGATGGTGCCCAATTACGCTCCTGCCCAGATGGTGCCCGTGCGCGGCGAAGGCTCGCGCATGTGGGATCAGGAAGGTCGCGAGTATGTCGACTTCACCGGCGGTATCGCGGTCAACGCGCTAGGCCATGCCAATCCGGAACTGGTGAAGGTCATCGAAGATCAGGCCCGCAAGGTCTGGCATATCGGTAACGGCTACACCAACGAGCCGGTGCTGCGTCTGGCCAAGGCCCTGACCGAAGCGACGTTCGCCGACAAGGCGTTCTTCTGCAATTCGGGCCTCGAAGCCAACGAAGCCGCCCTCAAGCTCGCCCGTCGTTACGCCTACGACCATGCCGCCGAGCGTGGTGGCAAGGAAAAGAGCGAAATCATTTCGTTCTACAACTCGTTTCACGGTCGTTCGCTGTTCACGGTGAGCGTGGGCGGTCAGGCGAAGTACACCGAAGGCTTCGGTCCGATTCCGGCCGGCATCATGCATTTGCCGTACAACGATCTCGAGACCGTCAAGGCGACGATTTCGGACGCCACGGCAGCTGTCATCGTCGAACCGGTGCAGGGCGAGGGCGGCGTGCTGCCCGCCGATCCCGAATTCCTGAAGGGGCTGCGCGAGTTGTGCGATCAACACGGCGCATTGCTAATTTTCGACGAAGTGCAGACGGGCGTCGGTCGTACCGGCACGCTCTACGCCTACGAGCAATATGGCGTGACGCCGGACATCCTGACCACGGCCAAGGCGCTGGGCAACGGCTATCCGATCGGCGGCATTCTGACCACGAGCAAGATCGCAGCGAGCTTCTCGCCGGGCACGCACGGTTGCACGTACGGTGGCAATCCGCTCGCCACGGCCATCGCGGGTCGCGTGCTGGAACTGATCAACACGCCTGAAACGCTCAAGGGCGTGCAGGCCCGTCACGATCACTTCATCAAGGGGATCGAGGCGATCAATGCGCGTCACGGCGTGTTCGAGCAGGTGCGTGGCATGGGCCTGCTGATCGGCGCGGTGCTCAAGCCAGCATTCGCCGGACGCGCCAAGGACATCGTGGTCGAGGCGGAAAAGCATGGCCTGATGCTGCTGGTGGCGGGCGGCGACGTGGTGCGCTTCGCGCCGTCGCTGAACATTCCGTTCGCCGACATCGACGCGGGTCTGGCTTCGCTGGAGAAGGCGGTCGCTACGGTGGCCGCAACGGCAAAGGCCGCCTGA
- a CDS encoding basic amino acid ABC transporter substrate-binding protein: protein MLTKRLVLAAACILTTFAALPAAQAADPTYTVGAGGTYRPFEFETPQKELVGFDIDIIKAVGKAGGFNVKLVSTPWEGIFATLDQGDRDIIISGITITDKRREMVDFSAPYFPADQVIITAPGAKVAGLADLKKLQVGVVNSSTGDIAVSEELGRASTAIRRFDNTPLMLEELYRGGVDAAVGDVGVIKFYIKSHPEKPFKLVYDNKFKRQYFGIAVKKGNKVALDKINTGLKKIVADGTYAKIYKQWFDADVPTLPQQ from the coding sequence ATGTTGACGAAGCGCCTGGTGCTGGCCGCCGCCTGTATTCTGACGACCTTCGCCGCGCTGCCGGCCGCGCAGGCAGCCGATCCCACCTACACCGTGGGCGCAGGCGGCACGTACCGTCCGTTCGAATTCGAAACGCCGCAAAAGGAACTGGTCGGCTTCGATATCGACATCATCAAGGCGGTCGGCAAGGCCGGCGGCTTCAACGTTAAGCTGGTCAGCACCCCGTGGGAAGGCATCTTCGCCACGCTCGACCAGGGCGATCGCGACATCATCATTTCCGGCATCACCATTACCGACAAGCGTCGTGAAATGGTCGACTTCTCGGCACCGTACTTCCCGGCCGATCAGGTCATCATTACCGCGCCGGGCGCCAAAGTCGCCGGCCTGGCCGATCTGAAGAAGCTTCAGGTCGGTGTGGTGAATTCGAGCACGGGCGATATCGCCGTGTCGGAAGAGCTGGGCCGTGCCAGCACTGCCATCCGTCGCTTCGACAACACGCCGCTGATGCTCGAAGAACTGTATCGTGGCGGTGTGGACGCTGCCGTGGGCGATGTCGGCGTGATCAAGTTCTACATCAAGAGCCATCCGGAAAAGCCGTTCAAGCTGGTCTATGACAACAAGTTCAAGCGCCAGTACTTCGGCATCGCCGTGAAGAAGGGCAACAAGGTTGCTTTGGACAAGATCAATACCGGCCTGAAGAAGATCGTGGCCGACGGTACGTACGCCAAGATCTACAAGCAGTGGTTCGATGCCGACGTGCCGACCCTGCCGCAGCAGTAA
- a CDS encoding Lrp/AsnC family transcriptional regulator: MQLDEFDEKILALLQEDASLSAAQIGERIGLSQSQCWRRIDRLDAEGVIERRVALVDRKKVGLNVMLFAHVKLAGHNRSALPEFSKAIQEFPEVLECHVLMGNVDFLLRIVTRDVEAYERFFFERLSQLPMVQEVNSMIALSQIKSTTVLPIGNAQSGGHSAGPGAAGGSAPSHS; this comes from the coding sequence ATGCAACTCGACGAATTTGACGAGAAAATCCTCGCGCTCCTGCAGGAAGACGCCTCGCTCTCGGCGGCGCAGATCGGCGAACGGATCGGATTGTCGCAATCGCAGTGTTGGCGCCGGATCGACAGGCTGGATGCCGAAGGCGTGATCGAGCGGCGCGTCGCACTCGTCGATCGGAAGAAGGTCGGGTTGAACGTGATGCTGTTTGCTCACGTAAAACTGGCCGGGCATAACCGCAGTGCGCTGCCCGAATTTTCGAAGGCGATACAGGAATTCCCGGAAGTGCTCGAATGTCACGTGCTGATGGGCAACGTCGACTTTCTGCTTCGCATCGTGACGCGCGACGTCGAGGCCTATGAACGCTTCTTCTTCGAGCGTCTCTCGCAATTGCCGATGGTGCAGGAAGTCAACTCGATGATTGCGCTTTCCCAAATCAAGTCGACAACGGTGCTCCCGATCGGCAACGCTCAATCGGGCGGACATTCCGCCGGCCCCGGCGCGGCAGGCGGCAGTGCGCCCTCCCATTCGTGA
- a CDS encoding amino acid ABC transporter ATP-binding protein, with protein MIVVNNLQKQYGESHVLRGISCRIEEKEVVCVIGPSGSGKSTFLRCLNGLEDVSGGEVLVNGFHVEDPKTDMNAMRASVGMVFQRFNLFPHMSVLENLVLAPMQVNGIKRQEAVTIAEQLLRKVGLIDKIDAFPNQLSGGQQQRVAIARALAMHPTVMLFDEPTSALDPELVGEVLEVMKSLAEEGMTMVVVTHEMGFAREVADRVFFIDQGVIMEEGKPEQIFTAPKHERTREFLRKVL; from the coding sequence GTGATCGTCGTCAATAACCTGCAAAAGCAGTACGGCGAGTCGCACGTGCTGCGCGGCATTTCGTGCCGCATCGAAGAAAAGGAAGTGGTCTGCGTGATCGGGCCTTCGGGCTCGGGCAAGAGCACGTTCCTGCGCTGCCTGAACGGTCTGGAAGATGTCAGCGGCGGTGAAGTGCTCGTCAACGGTTTTCACGTGGAAGACCCGAAGACCGATATGAACGCCATGCGCGCGAGCGTGGGCATGGTGTTCCAGCGTTTCAACCTGTTCCCGCATATGTCGGTGCTCGAGAATCTGGTTCTCGCGCCAATGCAGGTCAACGGTATCAAGCGTCAGGAGGCGGTGACGATCGCTGAGCAACTGCTGCGCAAGGTTGGCCTGATCGACAAGATCGATGCGTTCCCGAACCAGCTCTCCGGCGGCCAGCAGCAACGTGTGGCCATTGCCCGTGCGCTCGCGATGCACCCCACGGTCATGCTGTTCGACGAGCCGACGTCGGCGCTCGATCCGGAACTCGTCGGTGAAGTGCTGGAAGTCATGAAGTCGCTCGCGGAAGAGGGCATGACCATGGTTGTGGTGACCCACGAAATGGGGTTTGCCCGCGAAGTCGCCGATCGTGTCTTCTTTATCGATCAGGGCGTGATCATGGAAGAAGGCAAGCCCGAGCAGATCTTCACGGCGCCCAAACACGAGCGCACGCGGGAATTCTTGCGCAAAGTCCTGTAA
- the trhA gene encoding PAQR family membrane homeostasis protein TrhA produces the protein MSTAPPTARAIARAQTRSEELANSLSHGLACLAALAAIPFLFTAVRPALPSPSAVQQIGIGVFAVTMVVVYLASALYHGLPDGRAKRLFMRVDHCAIFLFIAGTYTPFTVKILNDPWGWPLLTGVWTMAIAGLIAKSLGLLDRPLVSTLLYIALGWVAVLVAGPVLAAIPGPGAGWLYAGGVAYTVGAIFYSLDGHIKFGHLVWHLFAIGGTVCHYLAVWRYV, from the coding sequence ATGAGCACGGCACCACCGACCGCGAGGGCGATCGCCCGCGCACAGACCCGCAGCGAGGAACTCGCCAACAGCCTCAGTCACGGCCTCGCCTGCCTGGCGGCCCTCGCGGCAATTCCGTTTCTCTTCACGGCGGTACGCCCCGCGTTGCCCAGCCCGAGCGCCGTGCAGCAGATCGGCATCGGGGTGTTCGCGGTCACGATGGTGGTGGTCTATCTGGCATCCGCCCTGTATCACGGACTGCCCGACGGACGCGCGAAACGCCTTTTCATGCGGGTCGACCACTGCGCGATCTTTCTCTTCATCGCCGGCACCTACACGCCCTTCACCGTCAAGATTCTCAACGACCCATGGGGCTGGCCTCTGCTCACCGGCGTATGGACGATGGCCATCGCCGGTCTGATTGCCAAATCGCTCGGCCTGCTCGACCGCCCGCTCGTCTCCACGCTGCTCTACATCGCGCTTGGCTGGGTGGCCGTGCTGGTCGCCGGACCGGTGCTCGCGGCCATCCCCGGACCGGGTGCCGGATGGCTGTACGCCGGGGGCGTGGCGTACACCGTCGGGGCGATCTTCTATTCCCTCGACGGCCACATCAAGTTCGGGCATCTCGTGTGGCATCTGTTCGCCATCGGCGGCACCGTTTGCCACTACCTCGCCGTGTGGCGGTACGTCTGA
- a CDS encoding sensor histidine kinase, with protein MDKDSSPEGCVRNGAVDVATFRLALVHELRAPLQVLQGHLDAMTARTEHDAAVDDGADDSAHMHGPRRRLGNMRDMLDVLAGVVDDVLQLGQGEIAQLPLREAVFEVRACLDTEVDAFRDAARTKALALTCEIGDDVPVFLWGDAGRLRQIVRTLVDNALKYTMCGGVAVRVSWEEAKEPEGDDADGSHGGHGSGAQGERRGGAPHTNMRRNGAESRLTIHVTDTGPGIPAGMENAVFAAFARADPATKGTGLGLWIARQWARRIGGMLCAEPSPTGARFRLSVPFAPSSPLSALSPLSPFKPQMPSGSSTDVGRKMAREQASEGAGALASPRVRRDVPIAAPVQRIAVRPGLQALVVDDHAMNRQILGEQLTALGCHVATAQDLTDALVQWVALDVDVVLTDVHLDGVSGLALSKTLHALAPLLGRREPVVFAVTGSVVEARAARDAGIDDVLTKPVSRERLAQTLSVRWPALDEAWDEAWNERPNEAGAKGAKGTRGKEGAPARPHMPHKPPKPPKPRTPLREDPHARRMMRDEMAKDLARFRRLIARRRAEDIHAAQALLHRMRGACRMFGDPVLTARCERLAQKLESCRAALCSQRGTD; from the coding sequence GTGGATAAGGACAGTTCGCCGGAAGGCTGTGTAAGGAACGGCGCGGTGGATGTCGCCACGTTTCGGCTGGCGTTGGTGCACGAGTTGCGCGCGCCCTTGCAGGTCTTGCAGGGGCATCTCGACGCCATGACCGCACGCACCGAGCACGATGCCGCTGTCGACGACGGTGCCGACGACAGTGCCCACATGCACGGTCCGCGCCGACGCCTGGGCAACATGCGCGACATGCTCGATGTGCTGGCCGGGGTGGTCGATGACGTCTTGCAACTCGGCCAGGGCGAGATTGCGCAACTGCCGCTGCGAGAAGCGGTATTCGAGGTGCGGGCGTGCCTCGATACCGAGGTGGATGCCTTTCGCGATGCGGCCAGGACCAAAGCGCTGGCGCTGACGTGCGAGATTGGGGACGACGTGCCGGTATTTCTGTGGGGCGATGCCGGTCGGTTGCGGCAGATCGTGCGTACGCTCGTGGATAATGCGCTGAAATACACGATGTGCGGTGGCGTGGCAGTTCGCGTGTCCTGGGAGGAGGCCAAGGAACCGGAGGGAGACGACGCCGACGGCAGCCACGGGGGCCATGGGAGCGGCGCGCAGGGTGAAAGGCGTGGGGGGGCGCCGCACACCAACATGCGGCGAAACGGTGCCGAGTCGCGATTGACAATCCACGTGACCGACACGGGGCCGGGCATTCCGGCGGGAATGGAGAACGCCGTCTTTGCGGCGTTCGCTCGGGCCGATCCGGCCACGAAGGGCACGGGTCTGGGGCTATGGATCGCCCGTCAATGGGCGCGGCGTATCGGCGGCATGCTGTGCGCCGAGCCGTCGCCGACCGGCGCGCGGTTTCGCCTGTCAGTGCCTTTCGCGCCTTCCTCACCGCTCTCAGCGCTCTCACCGCTCTCACCGTTCAAGCCGCAGATGCCGTCCGGATCCTCAACCGACGTTGGCAGGAAGATGGCCCGGGAACAGGCTTCGGAGGGCGCGGGCGCGCTCGCGTCGCCACGCGTGCGCCGCGACGTGCCGATAGCGGCGCCCGTGCAACGGATTGCCGTGCGTCCGGGCTTACAGGCGCTCGTTGTCGATGACCACGCCATGAATCGGCAGATTCTCGGCGAACAGTTGACGGCGCTCGGCTGCCATGTCGCAACGGCCCAAGACCTCACGGATGCGCTGGTGCAATGGGTTGCACTGGACGTCGACGTCGTGCTCACCGATGTTCATCTCGATGGCGTGAGCGGTCTCGCGCTCTCGAAGACATTGCACGCGCTGGCGCCCCTGCTCGGTCGACGCGAACCGGTGGTGTTCGCAGTGACCGGCTCGGTCGTCGAGGCGCGCGCGGCGCGTGACGCCGGTATCGACGATGTGCTGACGAAGCCGGTTTCCCGGGAGCGGCTTGCGCAGACCTTGTCCGTGCGATGGCCGGCGCTCGACGAGGCGTGGGACGAGGCGTGGAACGAGCGCCCGAACGAAGCGGGGGCGAAGGGGGCGAAGGGGACGAGGGGGAAGGAGGGGGCGCCGGCACGACCTCACATGCCGCACAAGCCACCCAAGCCACCCAAGCCACGCACACCGCTCAGAGAGGATCCGCACGCGCGACGCATGATGCGCGACGAAATGGCAAAGGATCTGGCGCGCTTTCGTCGTCTGATCGCAAGGCGTCGGGCTGAAGACATTCATGCGGCTCAGGCGCTGCTTCACCGCATGCGCGGCGCTTGCCGAATGTTCGGCGATCCCGTGCTCACGGCACGATGCGAGCGTCTCGCACAAAAGCTCGAAAGCTGCCGGGCAGCGTTATGCTCGCAACGAGGGACAGACTGA